In the bacterium genome, one interval contains:
- the ligA gene encoding NAD-dependent DNA ligase LigA, with translation MAEEVERLREEIEAHNRRYYVEDAPSISDAEYDALFRRLVELEHRYPSLASERSPTRRVGAAPAATFAPVRHGAPMLSLDNAMSEEELREFDARVRRTLRRDEPIEYVVEPKLDGLAIEVVYLDGVLTVASTRGDGVTGEDVTANVKTIRSVPHRLRRAAGAPPPARLEARGEVIFPSAAFAALNEERRRQDEPPFANPRNAAAGSLRQLDPAMTAARPLDLLFHSAGLTEGAAFASHWEFLAALRRWGLRTSEYNERATGADAVVDYHARIAAQRERLPYEVDGVVAKVNDVALQRRLGEVSRSPRWAIAFKFKAQQGETRVRNIIASVGRTGVLTPVAELEPVTVGGVTISSASLHNMDEVVRKDVRIGDAVLIERAGDVIPYVVRAFPERRSGRERVFRMPKTCPVCGSAVLREEGAAAYRCLDRQCPAQRREVVRHFASKHALDIDGLGEKLVAQLVGGGMVEDVSDLFRLTVEQLADLERMGTKSATNLVRAIQARRQPPLDRLIYALGIPQVGERTAALLAERFGTLEALADADEETLTGIRDIGPETAREIRAFFQLRQNRDTLRRLHEVGVRPQPATRRPRGGPLAGRSLVITGTLSAPRDAVIERIEAAGGKVTGSISRKTDYIVAGEDAGSKLEKARTLGVEVLDEAALERLLERADGA, from the coding sequence GTGGCCGAGGAAGTCGAGCGCCTGCGCGAGGAGATCGAGGCGCACAACCGTCGCTACTACGTCGAGGACGCGCCGAGCATCAGCGATGCCGAGTACGACGCGCTGTTCCGGCGCCTGGTCGAGTTGGAGCATCGCTACCCGTCGCTCGCGTCCGAGCGTTCGCCGACCCGACGGGTCGGCGCCGCGCCGGCGGCCACCTTCGCGCCGGTGCGCCACGGCGCGCCCATGCTGTCGCTCGACAACGCGATGTCGGAGGAGGAACTCCGCGAGTTCGACGCCCGGGTGCGGCGGACGCTGCGGCGCGACGAGCCCATCGAGTACGTCGTCGAGCCCAAGCTCGACGGGCTGGCGATCGAGGTGGTGTACCTCGACGGCGTCCTGACCGTCGCCTCCACCCGCGGCGACGGCGTCACCGGCGAGGACGTCACCGCCAACGTGAAGACGATCCGGTCGGTGCCGCATCGCCTGCGCCGCGCCGCGGGCGCGCCACCGCCGGCGCGCCTCGAAGCGCGCGGCGAGGTCATCTTCCCGAGCGCCGCCTTCGCGGCGCTCAACGAGGAGCGGCGCCGCCAGGACGAGCCGCCGTTCGCCAATCCGCGCAACGCCGCCGCCGGCTCGCTGCGCCAGCTCGACCCGGCGATGACCGCGGCGCGCCCGCTCGACCTGCTCTTCCACAGCGCCGGCCTCACCGAGGGGGCCGCGTTCGCCAGCCACTGGGAGTTCCTCGCCGCCCTGCGCCGCTGGGGCCTGCGCACCAGCGAGTACAACGAACGGGCGACCGGCGCCGATGCGGTGGTCGACTACCATGCCCGCATCGCGGCGCAGCGCGAGCGGCTGCCGTACGAGGTCGACGGCGTGGTCGCGAAGGTGAACGACGTCGCCCTGCAGCGCCGGCTCGGCGAGGTGTCGCGCTCGCCGCGCTGGGCGATCGCGTTCAAGTTCAAGGCGCAGCAGGGCGAGACGCGGGTGCGCAACATCATCGCCTCGGTCGGTCGCACCGGCGTTCTGACCCCGGTCGCCGAGCTCGAGCCGGTGACGGTCGGCGGCGTGACCATCTCGAGCGCCTCCCTGCACAACATGGACGAGGTGGTGCGCAAGGACGTGCGGATCGGCGACGCGGTGCTGATCGAACGCGCCGGCGACGTCATTCCCTACGTGGTCCGCGCGTTCCCCGAACGGCGCAGCGGCCGCGAGCGCGTCTTCCGCATGCCGAAGACCTGCCCGGTCTGCGGCAGCGCGGTGCTGCGCGAGGAGGGCGCCGCCGCCTACCGCTGTCTCGATCGCCAGTGCCCGGCCCAGCGCCGGGAGGTGGTGCGACACTTCGCATCGAAGCACGCCCTCGACATCGACGGCCTGGGCGAGAAGCTGGTGGCGCAGCTCGTTGGCGGCGGCATGGTCGAGGACGTCTCCGACCTCTTCCGCCTCACCGTCGAGCAGCTCGCCGACCTCGAACGCATGGGCACGAAATCGGCGACCAATCTGGTGCGCGCCATCCAAGCCAGGCGGCAGCCGCCCCTCGATCGCCTGATCTACGCCCTCGGCATTCCGCAGGTGGGCGAGCGCACCGCGGCGCTGCTGGCGGAGCGCTTCGGCACCCTCGAGGCGCTGGCCGATGCCGACGAGGAGACGCTGACGGGTATCCGCGACATCGGCCCGGAAACGGCGCGCGAGATCCGCGCCTTCTTCCAACTGCGGCAGAACCGCGACACCCTGCGCCGCCTGCACGAGGTCGGGGTCCGGCCGCAGCCCGCCACGCGGCGCCCCCGCGGCGGACCGCTCGCGGGCAGGAGCCTGGTGATCACCGGCACGCTGTCGGCGCCGCGCGACGCGGTGATCGAGCGCATCGAGGCGGCGGGTGGCAAGGTCACGGGCAGCATCAGCCGCAAGACCGACTACATCGTCGCCGGCGAGGACGCCGGCTCCAAGCTCGAGAAGGCGCGCACGCTGGGCGTCGAGGTGCTCGACGAGGCGGCGCTCGAGCGGCTGCTCGAGCGGGCGGAC
- a CDS encoding tetratricopeptide repeat protein, whose amino-acid sequence MKYWRGIGVALLAAGLAAPAVANTRSQQLDAKGLVPFQAKRWQEAQPIFSAALQADPDDAVAAYYLGLTEARLGNRPNAIRDIERALALDPTLKPALLDLGILYFDSGQYPAAQQWLERAYQQPDSRFSAALYLGITRLRLGDPAGALAYLREAQKDPALRQTGQYYEAVALLRDGQTGPGKTLLQEVQAGPGDLQTTQVARQALAGGGAMAVAAGAEKPWSVHANAGFGYDSNNGLVPSSSAAQVGLDTAGEMDGFFRVGAGGSYTVADADIGSAEMGYNIYQSVHFSTPRFDLQSHRLNLTLATPLRNGFWQAGVAGIYDFYLLDYQSFYQAGRGTPFVNFYQGDIGATQIFYTFGGQDFFRGPFNPFRDSYINRVGARQMFLLGAVDRFLSLGYTWDNFDPLSRNGTDFAYTDNMFDAAIDFPILDYAQGQVGYLFDLQNYEHPNSRVDYSKRRHDGQNQVVVHLTHAFTEMISADLAYLGVFNHSNISDFEYDRQIIQANVWLQF is encoded by the coding sequence GTGAAATACTGGCGGGGCATTGGCGTGGCCCTGCTCGCGGCGGGCCTGGCCGCACCGGCGGTGGCCAACACGCGCTCGCAGCAGCTCGACGCCAAGGGGCTCGTCCCCTTCCAGGCCAAGCGCTGGCAGGAGGCGCAGCCCATCTTCAGCGCCGCCCTGCAGGCGGACCCGGACGACGCGGTGGCGGCGTACTACCTGGGCCTCACCGAGGCGCGCCTCGGCAATCGGCCGAATGCGATCCGTGACATCGAGCGCGCCCTGGCGCTCGATCCGACGCTCAAGCCGGCGCTGCTCGACCTCGGCATCCTGTACTTCGACAGCGGCCAGTATCCGGCGGCGCAGCAATGGCTGGAGCGCGCCTACCAACAGCCCGACAGCCGCTTCTCTGCGGCGCTCTACCTCGGCATCACCCGCCTGCGGCTCGGCGACCCGGCGGGCGCCCTGGCGTACCTGCGCGAAGCGCAGAAGGATCCGGCGCTGCGCCAGACCGGGCAGTACTACGAAGCGGTGGCGCTGCTGCGCGACGGACAGACCGGCCCGGGCAAGACGCTGCTGCAAGAGGTGCAGGCGGGACCAGGCGATCTGCAGACGACGCAGGTCGCCAGGCAGGCGCTCGCCGGCGGCGGCGCGATGGCGGTGGCGGCGGGCGCGGAGAAGCCCTGGTCGGTACACGCCAACGCCGGCTTCGGCTACGACAGCAACAACGGCCTCGTGCCGTCGAGCTCGGCGGCGCAGGTCGGCCTGGACACGGCCGGCGAAATGGATGGCTTCTTCCGCGTCGGCGCCGGCGGCAGCTACACGGTGGCCGACGCCGACATCGGCAGCGCCGAGATGGGGTACAACATCTACCAGAGCGTCCACTTCTCGACGCCGCGCTTCGACCTGCAGAGCCATCGCCTGAACCTCACGCTGGCGACGCCGCTCCGCAACGGCTTCTGGCAGGCCGGCGTCGCCGGCATCTACGACTTCTACCTGCTCGACTATCAGTCCTTCTATCAGGCGGGACGCGGCACGCCCTTCGTCAACTTCTACCAGGGGGACATCGGCGCCACGCAGATCTTCTACACCTTCGGCGGTCAGGACTTCTTCCGCGGCCCCTTCAACCCCTTCCGCGATTCCTACATCAACCGCGTCGGCGCCCGGCAGATGTTCCTGCTCGGCGCCGTCGACCGCTTCCTCAGCCTGGGGTACACCTGGGACAACTTCGACCCGCTCTCCCGCAACGGCACCGACTTCGCCTACACGGACAACATGTTCGACGCGGCGATCGACTTCCCGATCCTCGACTACGCGCAGGGACAGGTCGGCTACCTCTTCGACCTCCAGAACTACGAGCACCCGAACAGCCGGGTCGACTACTCGAAACGGCGCCACGACGGTCAGAACCAGGTGGTCGTGCACCTGACGCACGCCTTCACCGAGATGATCTCGGCCGATCTCGCGTACCTCGGCGTCTTCAACCACTCGAACATCTCCGATTTCGAATACGATCGGCAGATCATCCAGGCCAATGTCTGGCTGCAGTTCTGA